The DNA sequence ACATATTTGGTTGAACCACCACCTAATATTGCACAGCAGTTTGCGCATATGACAAATAATTTGATGGAGGAAGAGGTCAATTTTGTACATAGTCCTAATAATTTCAATGACTTGTCAATAGCCAGTCTTCAAGGCAATTGGTCTCATAGACATCATCCTTACCCAACACAGGAATATTACTCTCGAGATAACTTTAGACCTAGGGAATCTGAACATTATAATAGGAGCAAGCACAGTAATAATTGGAGAGACAGGAAGTCTAAAAGAAATGGAAATCATAGGAGAGATTGAGTGCattcctttaaaaataaatgtacacaTACAGGGCGTAAACAGACCAAGCTGGGAAACAAAGCAAGAATAAATCACtatctaaataaaaatttagataAACATAAATGTGCCTGTTTTGAGattgttcatattttttgaaCAACAAATATGATTCGCTTAGTGTCATCATAATAGAATAGATTTTTCTGTCTCATCTTATTTTTTTGCAAAAGCTTACATCATGTATAAAACTTCTGTTCATATTTTTTGAACCACAAATATGATGCATTTAGCGTCATCATAATAGAACTGATTTTACTATGTCTCATCTTATTTTTTTGCAAAAGTTTACATCCTGTATAAAACTTCATATGTAACAGGAAAGGTTAATAGTCCCTATAACTTAATTATAGGATGCTTTCATTTACTGAAAAATTATGCAATATtaattgtaatgtaaataaGAAATTCACAACTGTCTTTAGAACTAAACTGTATGgagtattttattgtataactaaattgTTTAGGTAATAATTGCATATTGAAGTGCATAAATTAATGTGTTTTTAACTCGAAAATACCTTATTGTGCCATTGATACAGCACAAATGCAATTATATATAGGgaataagaaaattataaagatcgACAGGTGCTAGGAAAAACATTGTAACTCATACTTAGCTAAAACTGAGTTACCATGTTATTCCTTGCACACattgatataattaaaaaaggccttttaaatatagttttattagaaaaataaaagtttaaataacatatttagTTCAAATATGAGAATCATAGATGTTCATTCAAAATTAACTCTGCATGTTCTAAGAAATGTTTGAAACCTTCCTGAAAAAACcaaaacaatataatacaaacaagtatatttcattgaaaaaaatcTGTATATGCAACTAAAATTATGTTGTTGTAATAGCATCTTAAATAATGAAAACGGATGATTAATATAAATTGATAAATTGTGCATAATATTGGAATTCAATAGCtgtaaattgcaaaaaaaattagcttggAGCAACTATAGTAATTCAATAAAAGAAGTCTTTAAATGAAGTTCTATTGCATGAGCAtgttaataaagtttttaataaatctttCACATTTCATTCTGAAACTATAGAAATACTTTGGCTAGCTAGcgatatacaataattttgaataacttACTTACGATTTTTGGTTTGTATCTGTATAAAACGTAGCCGACAATGTCATAAATAAAAGCCACCGAAACAATGTAGAAAACTAGAGATATCAGTTTCTCGTCAACGTCGAATATATCCGATTTTAGGATTCTCATCATTATGTACGTTCCAAGAATACCTCTCACAAACAGGAACGTCACAAGATATGTCACCTCCACCATAGTGTAAAGAACGGTTTTGGCATAACCATTGCTTTTTAAAAACCTTTgaagaaataagaaaattattgtttttttattgccattgtatgcagacgagcctgtgtggtcaccgtcgcccgtggacatcaacaatgccaacACAGCCAAAGtgtttatacttttaaattatatcaagGGATGAAAGGctttttggtttaagcgacatttttgcaactttacaggggaACCAatcagtttaaaatttagaaaaaataacataacaaaaaTACTTCAGTTaattgaatggagtaaacttaattgaatttcaattaaaaacatcgaattgttgatgttaTACCAAATGAACGTACATTTaataacaaagataaatgtcgcttaaacaaaatagtatttgagtcgactattatcaaagccggcaatgtgacttttggacaattattggtaaatcagaaaaacgaattattgactttgtattccattggcagtcacaaaactcttctgaacgacatcttagataaataacaggttaagtattaacctttatttaatgcaggttttgaaccatattctttgaaggagacgattatattcaaatcaatctgtattgacatatcaataacatttttttgtccaaatgcacagattgccacctttgataatagacgactcatttactCCTCGATATGCATGACCATTCCTTTTAAGGAGCATACCTGAGTACtgataaagtatttttatagttAGGCTTGGACTGATAGAATATTCCAGAATATTTCAGGAGCAAAGCAGCCCTGTGCTTTGTTTTGAAAGACGATCtcgtgttttaattaaaacggttttttttaatccatagatggatggacgagttcacagcccacctggtgttaactggttattgaagcccatagacatctacgacgtaaatgcgctacccaccttgagatataaggtctcatgTGGTATTCACATGTTGAATGAGATAATCATGTCTACTGTGAAAGGGTCGATATCTCGCAAAAAATGAGCCCTTTAAAAATTCTCGTCTCGTTATTAAAGCACAGAAGACATTTTACATAGTGACgacttaattttttaatgaGAGCGATGAAtatgatgttatgtggttagtCCGCTTGgtgaactttatttttaaaattatcgtTGATATTTCAATAACAAAGTGCAGAACATCATGGGTTTgattaaattttctattttgcGGTGTCTTTGAGCTCCAGTCTTTATCTAAAACCAGGTGAGTCGTCAATTATAAGTTCAGCCGTTGTCAACGGTAATGACAGACATGTGTACCGATATATCTATTGGAGGCGGCTTAAACTCAATGCGAATACACATCTGACAGACCACGAAGCCAGAGAATCCGCGACtatatttcgatgcctccaatgaacactaatttttaaattttcgtttttcacgcaaatcgcttcactgttttaaaagtattacacttggtcattattgatggggttcgaagcaagagtaaatcagctagctacacaaaaaaaccataaatatatctgcaataataaagattttatcaactttttttgtttatactctcctcctgtaaatctacgaatttggagttagcgtagtgttcattggaggcatcgattttaaaatcattttatgtGATTGTAACGAACCATCGTAGTTGCAGTAGGGGATTGGTGACTTCTAAAAACGCCAGCGTGCAAGCAAACGTGCAACCTGTATAGTCTTTTTGTGTGTATACAGTAACAGCAACCAGAGCGCTAGTGTGATGAACGAGCATCAGATAGTGATCGCCCCAGTACACGAAGCACCACAGAAGGTCGAATGCGAAGTAACCCCAGGACCATAGCATTAGAGCGTAATGCCACGGCGTTGTCTTCACTggaaagtttaaaatatttagtttgcCATTCCATTGCATATTCAAACAATGTTTCTTCTTCGTAATGGAAATTTGTCTCTTAAGGGATTTTTCCTATCACGAACTAAGTTTTTAGTGTCGTGCAGGTACATGATTTGACTTAGGTAGAGAGCCGATAAATTGATAAGGTAAATTTTCATTGGTCATAATTAATTTGTAGTTTACACTTTGAACTGCATCGGATCAATGAAAAACTAACTGGTAAGTCGGCATGGCGTTATAGCTTCTGCTCCGCATTGATATAAACCGACGACTGTAGCAACGCTTCCGTGCAGGAGGGTCACTGCCCTTGAGCACCACTCTGGGCTTTTGTTACCATCACGCGCGAACCACAGATAAAGCCAACTCCAAGTTACGAATGAGATCAACTTTAATAAAGACGCAGTAGAAAGTTCGGGACCTAACTCCATTCagaattaatacatttttagaTAGTTAATTTTGAGGATTTTTCCTAATAATTTTTCtgaatgtttgtttgtgtttttgtattatgACGTTAATGATTTGTGTCATTATTGTAAATGATaggaacaattaaaaataaatgtcaaaataaaCACTACTTACAATGAAAATCAGGTAAACCACGAGAAGAAAACTTAAATCTTACAAATAGATATCTGAAACTCATTTAAAAGAGGTTTTGAAaccattaaataatttttactggtggtaggacctattgtgagtccgcgcgggtaggtaccaccaccctgcctatttctgccgtgaagcagtaacgcgtttcggtttgaagggtggggcagccgttgtaaatatacttgagactttagaacttatatctcaaggtgggtggcgcatttacgttgtagatgtctatggactccagtaaccacttaacaccaggagggctgtgagttcgtctaatccatctaagcaataataataataaaaagcagtTTTTCTAAAACACTTATTTTCCAGTGCTTAATgtttcgttttaaaatataGTGCTCACCGCTGTTATCGCGCCCacataaaattttgtacttCCAATTTAATACGCCACAGTTAAAAGTAGCTTCAGCACTCTAGTTAATAAATTGACTTTTGGCTGCCTTTTTTATTCGTTGATAGATGAAGGACAACGAGGTCATCCAATAAGTTAATGGGTTCAAATTGTATgtttatacttttattattgttttccgAATAAgtttattaacaataataattgttctaGTTCACCCTTCAAATGCTGTTTCGGGGTAAAAATAAGCATAGTGATGGTACAATGGACGGGTATAACGACATTTCGTCTGGCTGAAACACAGAGATTAAGTAAAACCTAAATAATAGATTCTAGGTCTTTTACGGGATCATTAACGACTTTTTCATTTCTCTACCTTTTCGCGGGTAGTCTTTATCTACTGAGGATTGACAAGTGACTACTCTGCTATTtatcaaaatatgtataatgtagGTACGTACGTATACGCGTGATGATTgaatgcagcagagatgcgaatgttgcgatggatgtgtggagtaacgagaatggatagaatacggaattaaTATGTTAGGGGAAGTCTAAAAGTGGCACCTATGACAGAGAAGcggagaagtgcgcgtttgggatggtaaggacatgtgatgagacgaaatgaaaatgaggttggtaaaagagtgctaactatgaatgtggaaggatatagaggaagaggtaagtagacctaagaagaaatggatggattgcgtgaaatacGATATGGgcaagaggggagtgagc is a window from the Bombyx mori chromosome 12, ASM3026992v2 genome containing:
- the LOC101738174 gene encoding TLC domain-containing protein 5 isoform X1, giving the protein MELGPELSTASLLKLISFVTWSWLYLWFARDGNKSPEWCSRAVTLLHGSVATVVGLYQCGAEAITPCRLTMKTTPWHYALMLWSWGYFAFDLLWCFVYWGDHYLMLVHHTSALVAVTVYTQKDYTGCTFACTLAFLEVTNPLLQLRWFLKSNGYAKTVLYTMVEVTYLVTFLFVRGILGTYIMMRILKSDIFDVDEKLISLVFYIVSVAFIYDIVGYVLYRYKPKIEGFKHFLEHAELILNEHL
- the LOC101738174 gene encoding TLC domain-containing protein 5 isoform X2, which translates into the protein MELGPELSTASLLKLISFVTWSWLYLWFARDGNKSPEWCSRAVTLLHGSVATVVGLYQCGAEAITPCRLTMKTTPWHYALMLWSWGYFAFDLLWCFVYWGDHYLMLVHHTSALVAVTVYTQKDYTGCTFACTLAFLEVTNPLLQLRWFLKSNGYAKTVLYTMVEVTYLVTFLFVRGILGTYIMMRILKSDIFDVDEKLISLVFYIVSVAFIYDIVGYVLYRYKPKIVRRFQTFLRTCRVNFE